The following DNA comes from Anopheles coustani chromosome 2, idAnoCousDA_361_x.2, whole genome shotgun sequence.
AACTTGCGCACCTTCTGCTCTCGGAAGTCGGTCCCGTCCTCCTGGCGGATCTGCTCGTTGCTTGGGTGCGGTCGTTTGAACTGCGACGGTACCATATTAGCCGCCCCGTTCCCGGCAGGCATATCGTTTCCGCTGGACGATAGTGGCGTATGTAGAAGCGTACCGTCAAGGGCTCGCTTCAGAGAGTTATTAGGATTGGCAGCTCCAGCCATCGGCAGCGACGCACCGGACGGTGGTGGTACCAACGGTTTCTTTTCGTGTCCCATCGATGGTTGATGTTTACTCTGCTGCGATTGCTGATTGTGACGCTctttcttcggtgtttccgTTCGCGATCCTCCCTGAGATCCGGCAGCAATGGCCTGGGAAGAACCATGATGTTGTTGCTTCTTCCCGCCAGGACTTCCCTTCATTTGCTTCACCATACGGTCACCTCCAACACCACCGCTGGTCGCGCTTCCTCCATGGTGACCACTCGATCGTGATTTCCCCGAGGGGAGCGCACTttgtggcggtggtggcggaagGGTCGTATCGTGCTGGGAATCCTTCCAGTCCGGACTAAAGATCGACGATGGTTTGCTTTGCTTCGGTGGCGTACACATCTGCATCGGATCTGCCACCGGTTTGCCGAAGGATTCGTCCAACAGGCGGAACGATGAAGACTCCGATGGACCTTGGGAGTGGCccttcgacgacgacgacgacgacgacgacaacgggtTGCCTCCCGAATGGTTAGCGGTCCCGGAGAGTGCCTGTTGCGGGTCTGTGACTGATTGAAGATTCGTTGTTCCACCAGCGGAGCGGCCACTGACCGATTGGTTGTAGCTCGGTGGATGAGAAAACAGCGACGAagattgctgctgttgctgctgcttaaCACTATACATGGCCCCCGACGAGCCGGACGAAGATGAAGATTGTGGTTTGCTAATGGGAACACCTTTCTGACCGCCGCTGTTGCTGCTACTGTGCCGATCCACTTTCATCTGATTGTACCCGGAATGCATGGACGATGAAGAGCCGGAATTGCCCGACGATTGTAACGTTGGTGCTCCGGacgttcctcctcctcctcctcccgccGTTGGATTCATGATCCCTGAGGATGACGATTGGCGATTTTTGCTACCGTCATGCACATTGTACCCTGAACCCGATCGCTGCGATGATTGGGAAGAGGAATTCGACGAACCTTGCGGTGCCGAAGATTGCCGGTGCGATTGCATCGAAGTAGGCGGTGCCTTGCTACTATTGCTACCAATGTTACTACTAGCATTATTACTACTACTTTTACTGCTTCCGTAGTGCTGTGACGGTTGCTGTGGACCGCCGGAGCTACCACTCGAGGACGATTGTTGGGGGCGGGATCGTGAGCCGGAACTCGATGACGAAGAGGAAGGAATTTTCTGGTGGCTGCCGGATGACGACATCCCATGTGGTTTGATCAACTGATCGGCTGTACagaaattataaaacattaaaaccacTTCATGCTAGATATTTATGATCGCATGCTTACGATTAGCGCTCTGCTTGGGACGATGATGACTAGAAGTCGACGAAGAAGAGCCACCTTCATCGGCGCCGCGCGAGGAAGAAGATGATGACGGAACAGCCATCaggctgctgctgccactACCGCCACTACTTCCACCACGTCGATTGGCTTCGTCCTGCGATTGGAAGGGAGCAGAAATTAAACGGGGGTTTTCATACACAAAAAACTTTCCAACCCTTACCAAACACTGATCGGCCCGTATCGatttcattttgcttttcAATCGTGTCGGGCAACGGTCGAAGATGTGCAGGAACTCGTCCGTCAACTGGTCCAGCAAGTCCGGTGTGACCGTTTTGTCCACATAGTGAAACCAGTGGCGTCCTTCGTTCGACTGCGGGATCTGTTTGTCACACCCGACCCCGACCGAGCGTAGCATAGTAATGGGGAGAATTTGAGAATCAAAATAACCATCAGTATCAGTATTTGAATTGCTTTCACTACGCGGCCAGGAACGCACCTCCCAACGGGACCATTTGCAAGCCAGATGGATGCAGAAGCAGGCCACTACCGTCGGTTTGTACTGTAGGCACATGGTTGTAAGGTGTAAGCTGCAAGTGTCGAATTCGAAAAGCGATTAGTATCCAGAAAAGCATTCGCGCTTCAATTAACTCACCTATTggatgccatgaagtaggatGTTTGCGCCAAATCTTTGGAAGCTAGAGAGTTAACCCAAGATCGATGGTGTTGCAGGAAGAAAGAGGACggaacaaacagaaaaattggGCGTAATACCGGGGAAAATGTTTGGGCAAAATTCGCAGCGTGTGCGAGATTTACCTTTTACCAGATGACAGGTTTTCACCACATGCGTGTGCGGGTGGTCGATAGCCACGTCGAAGCCGAGCGTCTGCAGCAGCACATTCTCGTTGAACACCAGATCCTGCGCCTGCTCGGCGTAGCTTTCGCGCAGCGGGTCCGGCGCTTCCAGCCCCAGGCAGATGTGTACCACCTTGATGATGTGCTCTAGTTTGCGCGGTTGCTCTTCGACCTGGAGAATGCACAAAGGAAAGTGTTGCAGGAATATGCCCCATAGTCGGCCCTGTCTTCATGTCCATTTTCCAACGTTCCACATACCTTTGCCGCGAGGAAAAGTGCGGCCGCAGCTATACTGTTTCGATGGAAATTGGTGAAGGAGTGAAATGCGTAGAACCGGTGCATGTAAACGATGGCTGTGTTGATGCATAGTTGAGagctaaaatgaaaatttacgaAAAGTTAGATTGTTATGTACATATCTTACGAATTAGAACATGAAAAAGGAATGCAAGAGTGTCTACGAGAACAAGTGGTTGGGTAAATGTAGAAAACATCAGAACGCTTTGTAGAAAATTTGTATCACGTAAATGTAGGCAATATCACATAttttttacaatgtttttaTCCAAAAAGCAATATATTACTATCGTTGAAtgtaattgaataaaaataataaaaataaagtataaaataggcaaaataaattaaggtTAACCTACATTCATACcgaatttgaatttaataataataattaatccTACGttaggttaaaaaaaacagcaggCTTTGAAAGGGTTTGAGGCAGTTGGCGTTGCAAAGTATTTTTGGAAAAAGGTGAAAAGAACAGATGAGGAACGGAATACAAAATCTTACACTTGCAACCGTTGACCCATGTCTTGTATTAGGTTGGCTGCCCGCTGTCTGTACATGAGTTCCTGGTCCGCATCCATGCCGCCTTTGCGGCTTGGCGAGCTGGCGAGCTGCTCGGCCGTGAAGTACCATTTGGAGTCATCGTTCTTGCTCGTCGTTCCGGTCGTTCCGCTTCCACCGGCAGCCGTCGGTGGCTGTTCGTGGGAACCGGGTTTACCTTCCTTCCGACCACTGGCCGCCCTCGCCTCCGGCAGTGTTGACATGGTGCTAGCCAGTGTAAGACCGTCGAGCCGCAAGCGGCCAATGGAACTAACAGGAACTGACGCTGCTGCGGTGTAGTGACACAGGTCGTGAAGATAACTTCAATGCCTTCGCTAGTGACGTCAGTAGTTTCACTTTCTGTGATTCACGCTTCCGTTCGCCATCTCTCGGGCAACAGCactgttttgtttatcacGAATCGTCGTAGGTTACTTGATGTTGTGCACGGATACGTTACTATAAGAAGAGCATAAACACTGTCAGCTGAGCTAGATAACCTGGAAGGCTAGTATATGTTGgctttgtttatatttttctcaatATCCAAAGGATCTGCCTTTTGCGGGGAAGGTGACGTTTTGCGGGAAATACACAAGCCGCTGCGCTATGTTCCCCCGTTCCTCGCTTCACCCGACCAACCCACAAACAAGCCTTTTCACACTCGCTTACGCACACACCTTCGAGAGGTTCCCAtacacacaccacacacattcacaacTGGCGCGTACTTGTTCACACTGGAA
Coding sequences within:
- the LOC131266423 gene encoding cyclin-T — protein: MSTLPEARAASGRKEGKPGSHEQPPTAAGGSGTTGTTSKNDDSKWYFTAEQLASSPSRKGGMDADQELMYRQRAANLIQDMGQRLQVSQLCINTAIVYMHRFYAFHSFTNFHRNSIAAAALFLAAKVEEQPRKLEHIIKVVHICLGLEAPDPLRESYAEQAQDLVFNENVLLQTLGFDVAIDHPHTHVVKTCHLVKASKDLAQTSYFMASNSLHLTTMCLQYKPTVVACFCIHLACKWSRWEIPQSNEGRHWFHYVDKTVTPDLLDQLTDEFLHIFDRCPTRLKSKMKSIRADQCLDEANRRGGSSGGSGSSSLMAVPSSSSSSRGADEGGSSSSTSSHHRPKQSANPDQLIKPHGMSSSGSHQKIPSSSSSSSGSRSRPQQSSSSGSSGGPQQPSQHYGSSKSSSNNASSNIGSNSSKAPPTSMQSHRQSSAPQGSSNSSSQSSQRSGSGYNVHDGSKNRQSSSSGIMNPTAGGGGGGTSGAPTLQSSGNSGSSSSMHSGYNQMKVDRHSSSNSGGQKGVPISKPQSSSSSGSSGAMYSVKQQQQQQSSSLFSHPPSYNQSVSGRSAGGTTNLQSVTDPQQALSGTANHSGGNPLSSSSSSSSKGHSQGPSESSSFRLLDESFGKPVADPMQMCTPPKQSKPSSIFSPDWKDSQHDTTLPPPPPQSALPSGKSRSSGHHGGSATSGGVGGDRMVKQMKGSPGGKKQQHHGSSQAIAAGSQGGSRTETPKKERHNQQSQQSKHQPSMGHEKKPLVPPPSGASLPMAGAANPNNSLKRALDGTLLHTPLSSSGNDMPAGNGAANMVPSQFKRPHPSNEQIRQEDGTDFREQKVRKFESGISHTSSFLSGSPSDKLFNSSFDAASTFDKMDDSSSMFDFNDPGTQLPQQLLSDSKPSTLAKSGALFGNTINGIETNAAFVRSLLEESLFNETPKFGSLCSTTLGSGTGTTDTTDTTKPIDTMDIKPSLPEMKPSPIDAKPTVLDVKPSPIDIKPSLGDTKTSPMDIKPSLPLVGSLLQPATTAQPPPHASTGDQQQQQLVAGSGAPPSYPWVGGNANLTGDSTNNTGAPPIQSALPSAAAGSSTGDMMTTTSASAASDPDTDQGGHRSKSEKKKKKEKHKHKEKDKSKDRDREEKKKHKKDKDKHRDRDHHREKGDQQHSTGGDGSSSGAATGSHGSQQQDQPPPGPIKIKLNRAIIPPVMDTGGASAGGAGSHGTHSNSAANDGLKIKIPKDRLSGSSSLPTAGNGGGGSAHPNAHASSTGTGSSSLKLKISKDKIEHYNISATSDPNGAGGMSQASYGGTVAGNISAGGSMMMGTATGAQMTMAGGPPVGASSSSSSSSSSKKKDKDRDKDREKGKSKSGADHGGRQNGSGMAMTTGSSNVTGNSSSKSSNKGLSNVQQQQQQQYGMYNANQSAAAAAATANALAAAGMVSGMHGYHSGFDYLQQQQQQSAAVLQQQQQQQQQQYYSQYGQQYGQQQSQQQYQQQMAAAATGAMMMNAVGGGGGAGMIGKLPGQPGTGMQSSSLPPYYYGSSGAGGGAGSNNAGGGMKK